The Larimichthys crocea isolate SSNF chromosome I, L_crocea_2.0, whole genome shotgun sequence genomic interval TCAGACATGTCTATTGTGGTTACTTCTTCCAGAAAAGACGGAGCATTGTCATTAATATCAGTAATCAGCACTTCAATTCGATGGAGGCTGCGTGGGTTACTCAATATGGCCTCTATATTTAAAGAGCACTTTACCGTATCCGGACAAAGCTCCTCCCGATCTATCCTCTCGCTCACCAAAAGTACTCCAGATTCATGATTTATGTCAAAATACCGTTTTGTATACCCAGAGGTAATCTGAAGACCCGCGGAATGCAGTTGCTGCACATTGAGGTTTAGATCCTTAGCCAAATTTCCCACCGCTGTCCCTTTGTCCACCTCCTCGGAGATGGAGTAGGATATCTGAGCTACGGACCAGTCGCAGAGACAAAGCAgagtgaaaaacagaagcacGAGATTATCCCATTGTTCCCGAGTAGCCATCGCTGACGAGGCAAACGCAACCAATCCTGGCTTCTGCCTCGCGTACTATACacgaaaaatgaaaaatagtgTTTTTATGTATCCATTCTCGGACAGAGTCCTCTCTCGACAGAGCGTCACTCGACTGCACACTATTTTCACAAAGCACTGGCAGATGATgacgttttcttttttgtcatgcATAGAGGAGGAGTTTCTGAACGTTAAATACAAGATTTTTGCGTGGTCTCTGGCGACACCTTGTGACACTTTTGTATACAGAAAGATGGCACCAAACCGAAGAGGATGTTGATTGTGAGATACACTGAACAATGTAAAGGAAAATGATCCATGCCGAAGAAACTACTCAAATTAATAGCTTGACAGTGAAAGACTTTTGCTCAACGGGCAGGCTGTTCAAAGAAGAAACTTTATCTCTTAAATATGCAGTTCAACTAATTCATTTGTCTTTCTATTCGTGAGTATATTATTGATGATGTGGTTTTGTTATGGCCGCTTCACAACATCAGCACCAAGGACAACACCCGAGTCTcaagacagaggaaagagaagttATTTTCAGAACAATGGACAGCGCCTCGATGCAGTTTTAAACCATTGCTCAAATGACAACAGAGTCCTGTATCCAAAACACCGTGAaactctgaaaatgttttaacctACTTGTATTGATATCTTTCTTgaagcacagaaacacagtcaaTAGTTACCAACGTTCTAGTACACATCAAAGcgccataaaataaaacatacacacattgtgTTAGTTCAAAGCGAGAAAAGATTCACTTCCTTAGATGGATGAAATTAGGTATAGCTTACCTTTTCTTTATTAGGTAAAGTCTGAGTTCTGGTAAAAGTGTCTCCTCCGTTAATACTGATGAGCTCAGCATCTACAGGTGGAAACGGTGCGGGGAAAACCACTACGTCACTCTTCAGCGtgtctgagctgaaacacacgtCATACTGCTGAGTAGCTTTAGAGTAAGACCAGCTCCCGTCAGGGTGGGTGGTGATCATGGGGGCGCTGTACCTGCTGAAATCGCCGTCTGTCCTGTGGCATTTGACAGCTATTAAACTGATGAGGCTCAGCAGAACGATCACTGACACCGACACAATGGCGATCAGCAGATACAGGTTTAAATCAGAGAAGCTCTCCTCCTTTATGGGCACGCGTCTGAAATTAGTCTGGATGTCAGCTGTGCTTTCAACCACCATCACATCAATAGACACAGTAGCTGACAGGGAGGGTTCTCCCCTATCAGAAACCAACACCACCAAGGGGTGAGCTTTCAGGTCATTGTCACTCATTCTCCTCTTAGTCCTGATCTCTCCGGTGCTGGTTCCGATCCGGAAGAGGTTGTTTCCTTTTGGTTCAGACAGGCGATAAGAAAGCAGTGCATTGTATCCAGAGTCTGCGTCTACAGCCCTGATCTTTGCCACAAAGTATCCCGCTTCAGCAGAATAGGGGATGCTCTCACTGTTCACGGAGCCGTGCTCAGAATAAGGCGCGAGAATTGTtggattattgtcattttcatccagaatTAAAACGTTCACAGTCACGTTGCTGCTGAGCGGAGGAACACCAGAGTCTGTGGCctgaactttaaactgaaacgTTTTTAACTCCTCGTAGTTAAAAGACTGCAGGCTGATTATGTCTCCTGTCTCTGAGTTGATGTTCACCATTGAAGCTATCTTTGTGGTCTTCTGAGAGCTGCTGATTAACTGGTACGTTGCTTTTGCGTTTTCATTCAAATCTGAATCTACCGTCGTGAGTGTATAAATAGTAGCTCCTATCGGGCTGTTCTCTTTCACATAAATATTAATCAGAGGTTCCATGAATCGAGGAAAATTGTCATTTACATCAGAAATCTGAACAGCAATGACGCTTGTGGTGGACAGAGAGGGAGTTCCTTCATCCGAAGCTGTAATTGATACATTATACTGGGGAACACTCTCTCTGTCGAGGGGTCCGTCAACCAACAAAGAATAGTAGTTTTTATAATTAGATTGTAATTTAAATGGCACTGAACCCGAAATTTTGCAGTTCGTCAGACCATTTTTGCCTCCGTCTTTATCAGTGATAGTCACCATGGCTACAGCTGTCCCTACCTCAGCGTCCTCTTTCACGGGACTCAAGAGTGATGACACTAAGATTTCTGGAGCATTGTCATTGACATCAATAACTTCGACTAAAACCTTACTAAGTGCGCTGCGAGGAGGATTGCCTTTATCTCGTGCTTGAACACGAATCTCGTATGCTTGATTTTCCTCATAATCAATATTACCTTTTACAGTAATTTCTCCAGTATTATCATTGAGTGAAAATTTGTCATCAAGGTTAACACGTCCCCGTTCTGTGAAAGAGTATACTATTTCACCATTAACACCGTCATCCAAATCAGTAGCTGTAAGTGTTAATAATGCTGTGCCAATATTCGCGTTTTCAACAATTTGGACCTTGTAAAGAGATTTACTGAACAAGGGTGAATTATCATTTACATCTAGCACATTAACTTTTATCTGTAATGTCCCCATTTTGGGAGGTTTTCCTCCATCTATCGCTGTCAGTGTGAGTTCAATAACAGCCTGTTTTTCTCGATCTAATGCTTTCTGCAGCACTAACTCAGCAGACACGCTCTGGTCATTATTGCTCTGTATATCCAAAGAGAAATGATCATTCGGGTTTAATTTGTAAGTCTTTACTGAATTAGTACCTACATCTGGGTCATGAGCTATCGGCAGTTCATGCCTTTCTCCAACATATGAAGATTCAGACATGTCTATTGTGGTTATTTCTTCCAGAAAAGACGGAGCATTGTCATTAATATCAGTAATCAGCACTTCAATTCGATGGAGGCTGCGTGGGTTACTCAATATGGCCTCTATATTTAAAGAGCACTTTACCGTATTCGGACAAAGCTCCTCCCGATCTATCCTCTCGCTCACCAAAAGTACTCCAGATTCATGATTTATGTCAAAATACCGTTTTGTATACCCAGAGGTAATCTGAAGACCCGCGGAATGCAGTTGCTGCACATTGAGGTTTAGATCCTTCGCCAGATTTCCCACCGCTGTCCCTTTGTCCACCTCCTCGGAGATGGAGTAGGATATCTGAGCTACGGACCAGTCGCAGAGACAAAGCAgagtgaaaaacagaagcacGAGATTATCCCATTGTTCCCGAGGAGCCATCGCTGACGAGGCAAACGCAACCAATCCTGGCTTCTGCCTCGCGTACTATACacgaaaaatgaaaaatggtgTTTTTATGTATCCATTCTCGAACAGAGTCCTCTCTCGACAGAGCGTCACTCGACTGCACACTATTTTCACAAAGCACTGGCAGATGATgacgttttcttttttgtcatgcATAGAGGAGGAGTTTCTGAACGTTAAATACAAGAATTTTGCGTGGTCTCTGGCGACATCTTGTGACACTTTTGTATACAGAAAGATGGCACCAAACCGAAGAGGATGTTGATTGTGAGATACACTGAACAATGTAAAGGAAAATAATCCATGCCGAAGAAACTACTGAAATTAATATCTTGACAGTGAAAGACTTTTGCTCAACGGGTAGGCTGTTCAAAGAAGAAACTAACTCTTAAATGTGCAGTTCAACTAATTAATTTGTCTTGCTATTCGTGAGTATATTATTGATGATGTGGTTTTGTTATGGCCGCTTCACAACATCAGCACCAAGGACAACACCCGAGTCTcaagacagaggaaagagaagttATTTTCAGAACAATGGACAGCGCCTCGATGCAGTTTTAAACCATTGCTCAAATGACAACAGAGTCCTGTATCCAAAACACCGTGAaactctgaaaatgttttaacctACTTGTATTGATATCTTTCTTgaagcacagaaacacagttaaTAGTTACCAACGTTCTAGTACACATCAAAGcgccataaaataaaacatacacacattgtgTTAGTTCAAAGCGAGAAAAGATTCACTTCCTTAGATTGATGAAATTAGGTATAGCTTACCTTTTCTTTATTAGGTAAAGTCTGAGTCCGTGTAAAAGTGTCTCCTCCATTAATACTGATGAGCTCAGCATCTACAGGTGGAAACGGTGCGGGGAAAACCACTACGTCACTCTTCAGCGtgtctgagctgaaacacacgtCATACTGCTGAGTAGCTTTAGAGTAAGACCAGCTCCCGTCAGGGTGGGTGGTGATCATGGGGGCGCTGTACCTGCTGAAATCGCCGTCTGTCCTGTGGCATTTGACAGCTATTAAACTGATGAGGCTCAGCAGAAAGATCACTGACACCGACACAATGGCGATCAGCAGATACAGGTTTAAATCAGAGAAGCTCTCCTCCTTTATGGGCACACGTCTGAAATTAGTCTGGATGTCAGCTGTGCTTTCAACCACCATCACATCAATAGACACAGTAGCTGACAGGGAGGGTTCTCCACTATCAGAAACCAACACCACCAAGGGGTGAGCTTTCAGGTCATTGTCACTCATTCTCCTCTTAGTCCTGATTTCTCCGGTGCTGGTTCCGATCCGGAAGAGGTTGTTTCCTTTTGGTTCAGACAGGTAATAAGAAAGCAGCGCATTGTATCCAGAGTCTGCGTCTACAGCCCTGATCTTTGCCACAAAGTATCCCGCTTCAGCAGAATAGGGGATGCTCTCACTGTTAACGGAGCCGTGCTCAGAATAAGGCGCGAGAATTGTtggattattgtcattttcatccagaatTAAAACGTTCACAGTCACGTTGCTGCTGAGCGGAGGAACACCAGAGTCTGTGGCctgaactttaaactgaaacgTTTTTAACTCCTCATAGTTAAAAGACTGCAGGCTGATTATGTCTCCTGTCTCTGAGTTGATGTTCACCATTGTAGGGAGGGACATAGATTTACTATTACCATCTAAAAACGAATAGGTCACCTGGCCGTTGTTGCTTACGTCAGCATCAATTGCAGTCATTGCTTTAATAACTGTTCCTACTTTGCCGTTTTCTTTCACGTAAACGTTTATTAAAGGTTCTGGGAAATACGGTGCATTGTCATTGACATCAGAAACGTGAACAGTAATAACACTGACGTTTGAAAGAGGAAGACTGCCTTCATCGGTTGCTGAAATTGTTAAATTGTACTGAGGAGTTGCCTCTCTGTCCAGATGTCCGTCAACCACTAAAGAGTAATAATTTTTGTAATTTGTCTCCAATTTGAACGGGACCGAATTCAAGATCTCACATTTTACCTCACCATTTTTACCACTGTCCCTGTCGAGAACCGAAACAAGTGCAATAGCAGTACCGACAGCAGCGTCCTCGTTCACTGTATTGAGCAGTGACGTCACGCTGATTTCAGGAGCGTTGTCGTTTACGTCAATTACTTCTACTAACACTTTACTATGAGCAGACAGGGGAGGCTGGGCTTTGTCCCGAGCCTCTGCTCTAATCTCAAAAGCCTTTCTTTCCTCATAGTCGATTTTGCCTTTCACTGAAATAACCCCCGTTTCAGGGTCAATTTTGAAAATATCCAGAATATGGTCCTGATCCTTGTTACGAAGAGAGTATACAATTTCACTGTTTGTGCCTTCATCAGCATCAGTAGCATTTAAGGTAAAGACTGTCGTACCAATCGGGACATTTTCAAACGCTTGCACTTTATAAAGAGTGCTACTGAACATTGGTGCGTTATCATTGTTAtctaatacatttatttcaatttctGATGTCCCTGAATTTGGTGGTGTTCCTCCGTCTACAGCGGTTAACATGAGCTGCATATGTGCCTTTTTCTCACGGTCGAGGGCTTTTTGGAGCACTAACTCTGGAGATATGCTCTCACCCCTTTTGTGTGTCGCAAGAGTGAAGTATTCGTTTGGACTGAGCTTATATGCGCTAACAGCATTTCTACCCACATCAGCATCGCTTGCCTCCGACAACGCGAATCTAAATCCAGGCAAGGTGTTCTCTGCTATGTCCAGTATTTGTGATTTCGTGCTAAAAGACGGAGAATGGTCATTCACGTCTTTTATTTCTATCTCTACGCGGTAAAGCTTTAACGGATTGTTGATCACAGCCTCTACGCTAACAGTGCATCTGGGCTCCCCCACACAAAGCTCCTCTCGGTCTATTCTCTCATTGACATACAGAAATCCAGTCTTTAGATTTACCTCGAAGTATTTTCTCTTGTTTCCTGTAACAACCTGAAACAAACGGGACTCCAGATCCTGCACATTGAGGTTTAGATCCTTTGCAATATTTCCGACATTAGTTCCCGGATTTACCTCCTCTGAGACGGCGTAGGAGAGCTGTCCAGACGCCGCATCCCAGCAACAATCCAACAGCACCAGCACAACATATGtaacaatagacctttttctgCTCGGTAAAGACATAATTCCGTAGAAAAAATCAAAGCATATGTCCACAATGATGTTTCGACCGTAGAATTACGAGATGCAACAAAGTATTTGCCAACACTATTTCGATTTTCTTCTTGTTATAGAGTAAGACTCCATTAtgccctcccttctcctcccgTGTCTCTTTGTGATGAAAACCACAGTCATTCTCCTTTTACTCTGGGAGGAGCCCCGACATTTCTGTGTTATGGTCTATAGCGCCACCGCGTGGTAAGTTTCAATAACTACACACAttataaatgacatttaaataccCAGTCTTCATTCAGAAACGCTGACAGCCACTCGTTATTGTTAGGATTTGGatagatttaaaaacacattgtatttCAGAATATATGAAAGGTCTGACACATATAGCAGGACTATGGAATGCGGAATAGACTCATTTTGGTAAAGAATCTGCGGTGACATTGCGTGATTAAACTGTGATTTTCACCATAACACAGTTGGGTGGAATGGGTGAATTTATTGGGTTAGATAATTGTAAATCACTCTGCAACAGATACAATATGAAAAGAAAGGTCCAAATTCTATTGCAAATATACTGCACACtccacacaaacaataaaaaacctATGTCTTAGAATagaatatactgtagatatagAGCGTATTGTCTACATGTCATGGCTGGGTTCAGCACCATAGACAGCAACATACAAATTCAGAGATACTAACCAACGTGGTGAGATTACAACAACCCATTGCGTATGCCTCAAGATAAATTAGGAGCAATAATTGGGCTTATTGGAACAATGTTCTtaccttttctttatttggtAAAGTCTGAGTCCGTGTAAAAGTGTCTCCTTCATTAATACTGATGAGTTCGGCATCCACAGGTGGAAACGGTGCGGGGAAAACCACTACGTCACTCTTCAACGtgtctgagctgaaacacacgtCATACTGCTGAGTAGCTTTAGAGTAAGACCAGCTCCCGTCAGGGTGGGTGGTGATCATGGGGGCGCTGTACCTGCTGAAATCGCCGTCTGTCCTGTGGCATTTGACAGCTATTAAACTGATGAGGCTCAGCAGAAAGATCACTGACACCGACACAATGGCGATCAGCAGATACAGGTTTAAATCAGAGAAGCTCTCCTCCTTTATGGGCACACGTCTGAAATTAGTCTGGATGTCAGCTGTGCTTTCAACCACCATCACATCAATAGACACAGTAGCTGACAGGGAGGGTTCTCCACTATCAGAAACCAACACCACCAAGGGGTGAGCTTTCAGGTCATTGTCACTCATTCTCCTCTTAGTCCTGATTTCTCCGGTGCTGGTTCCGATCCGGAAGAGGTTGTTTCCTTTTGGTTCAGACAGCTGGTAAGAAAGCAGCGCATTGTATCCAGAGTCTGCGTCTACAGCCCTGATCTTTGCCACAAAGTATCCTGCTTCAGCAGAATAGGGGATGCTCTCACTGTTAACGGAGCCGTGTTCAGAATAAGGCGCGAGAATTGTtggattattgtcattttcatccaggATTAAAACGTTCACAGTCACGTTGCTGCTGAGCGGAGGAACACCAGAGTCTGTGGCctgaactttaaactgaaacgTTTTTAACTCCTCATAATTAAAAGACTGCAGGCTGATTATATCTCCAGTCTCTGAGTTGATGTTCACCATCGTTGATAGCGGCACTAAGTTATTTTCACTGACTAATGAATAGCTCACCTGACCATTTTCACTAATGTCAGCATCTGTTGCAGTTAATGCTTTCAAAACCTTTCCTACTGGACTATTTTCTTCCACATACATATTAATTACACTCTCTGAAAACCGAGGTGTGTTGTCATTTACATCAGAAACCTTAACAATAATCACACTGGTATTAGAAAGAGGGGGCCTACCTTCGTCTGTAGCTTTAATGGTGATGTTGTAGTGTGAAATTAATTCCCTGTCTAAAGCTCCACCAATAACTAAAGAATAATAGTTTTTATAATTTGTCTCTAATTTAAATGGAACCGAATTCAAAATCTCACATTTGACCTCACCGTTTTTGCCCCCATCTTTGTCAAGAACTGAAACAAGTGCAATGGCAGTCCCAATTTCAGCGTCCTCCTTTACTGTACTTAGCAGTGACGTCACTGTGATGTCAGGCGCATTGTCATTCAGGTCCACCACCTCCACTAATACTTTACACTGCGCTGTTAATGGAGGCTGGCCTTTGTCGGCAGCTTGTACACGGATTTCAAAGGCAGGATTTGTTTCGAAGTCAATTTTCCCTTTAACTGTTATTATTCCTGTTTCTGAATCAATTTCAAAAATGTCCAAGACATGATCCTGATCTTTAGAATTTAGAAAGTATgcaatgtctttgtttgtccCCTCATCAGCGTCACTTGCAGTCACTGTTACTACTGTACTGCCAAGTGGTGCATTTTCTGTAATACTTGTTTTATACAGTGTTTTCGTGAAGGCTGGCATATTGTCGTTATTATCCAGAACATTAATGATTATTTCTGACGTACCTGATTTTGGTGGTGTTCCTCCGTCTACAGCGGTCAGAGTAAGTTTAATTAAAGCCTGTTTCTCTCGATCTAATGATTTCTGAAGAACTAACTCGGCTGACACACTCTCTCCTTTGTGCACTGCTAAGGAGAAATATTCAGTGGGACTTAACTTGTAGGTGTTAATGCCATTTTTCCCTACATCGGCATCGTAGGCTGACAGCACAGGGAATGTAGCTCCTGGCAATATGCTCTCTGCTATATCGATAGTTTGTGATTTGGCACTGAAAGATGGAGGATTATCATTTACGTCAAGAATATTAACTTCAATACGGTAAAGTTTTAGTGGATTGTTAATAACAGCTTCTACATTTATTGTGCATTTTGCAGCTATCGAGCATAGCTCTTCTCTGTCTATTCTTTCACTCACATAGAGAAAACCTGACTTCAAATTTACATCGAAATACTTTCTCTTTGATCCAGTAACGATCTGAAACATACGTGACTCCAAATCCTGTACATTAAGACTTAGATCCTTGGCGAGATTTCCAACAGAAGTCCCCAGGTTTACCTCCTCTGAGACGGAATAGGAGAGCTGCCCCGACACCGCTCCCCAGTTATATTCCAAGACAACAAGCACTAGATATATCCCAAAAGAGGGCTTTCTTCCTGGCCGATGCATCATTTCATACAACAAGGACAAAGCATATATCCGTATGTCGAAGCGCCTTTTGATTATCAGGACGAAAAGATCGGTTCAAAGACCAAATTATATATCAATGCATTTTCTACGTCCGTTCCCCTTCGCCTCCCGTCTCTTTCTAACAAAGCACTGGCAAAATGATGATGCTTTTAATGTGGGAGGGGCCTTGACACATCAGCGACCTGCTAGCGGTGTTACGGTCTATAGCGTCGCCTCATGGTCATTTGAAATCACTACAGTTCTTTGGAAATGAACACAGCCAAACATTATTTTGCTCCAAATATATAGAATTAAACTGATTCATGCCATTGACAGGCGACAAAAATAACATCCTTCATTCATTACTGAGTGTACTGCCATTCACTTAGAAAGTAGCATAATGTAATCACCACATATTTCAGAACCATGGAGAGGGCGTCATGATGCTGATGCAGAGCTGTATTCAAAGCACACTTCAGTTtgtaagtattaaaaaaaaagccattaaaaaCCAGTAGCAACAAGCATACGTATATTtcaacaatatgttttttttattttactgttttcttcACATGTTGAACTTTGACCTAAGACTTGATTTTAGAACAATATCAGCTATATTTCATACGTTAAAATAGAAGACAGCTGTGGTTAAACCTACGAATCTTTACAAAATATTGCATTGCAACCATTACGTGTACATTAACTGACGAAAAACAAGTTCAAGCGCTACAAGTATCGAGCTCCTTTTTTATGTGGACTGTAGTGAATCTAACGGCTTGACACTTTGCTCAAAGTAAGCAACATGATTGTCACTAACATTAATCAAAACTGTTATTGATATTCACCTCTGAAATGGACCCTCCTCACTGTAGTCACTCTGAACACGAAGCTAAGCATTgatgttgattattttttatttaaacgtGGTAAGACTGTTTATGTGAAGAAACGCTCTCATTGCACATTTTAAGCAACACAATTAAATTCGTATTTCTTATAATGTTGTAAAGGTTTGTGTGAATCTGAAGACTTTTATAGACAGGAATACAGTTTGTTAGGTAGCCTTAAAAAGGTAATATAATGGCGTATCGGAAAACCAGTgaccactgtaaaaaaaacatgtgaacgCATGCATGTCCAGCAGTGAAACATGGACAGATgtaaatcatcttttttaagTTTGAATATGACAGCTAACATTATGACTCAACTAAATTAAACAATTGAGTTTGTGAATCTtaccttttctttatttggtAAAGTCTGAGTCCGTGTAAAAGTGTCTCCTCCATTAATACTGATGAGTTCAGCATCTACAGGAGGAAACGGTGCGGGGAAAACCACTACGTCACTCTTCAGCGtgtctgagctgaaacacacgtCATATTGCTGAGTAGCTTTAGAGTAAGACCAGCTCCCGTCAGGGTGGGTGGTGATCATGGGGGCGCTGTACCTGCTGAAATCGCCGTCTgtcctgtgacatttgacagCTATTAAACTGATGAGGCTCAGCAGAAAGATCACTGACACCGACACAATGGCGATCAGCAGATACAGGTTTAAATCAGAGAAGCTCTCCTCCTTTATGGGCACACGTCTGAAATTAGTCTGGATGTCAGCTGTGCTTTCAACCACCATCACATCAATAGACACAGTAGCTGACAGGGAGGGTTCTCCACTATCAGAAACCAACACCACCAAGGGGTGAGCTTTCAGGTCATTGTCACTCATTCTCCTCTTAGTCCTGATTTCTCCGGTGCTGGTTCCGATCCGGAAGAGGTTGTTTCCTTTTGGTTCAGTCAGGTAATAAGAAAGCAGCGCATTGTATCCAGAGTCTGCGTCTACAGCCCTGATCTTTGCCACAAAGTATCCCGCTTCAGCAGAATAGGGGATGCTCTCACTGTTCACGGAGCCGTGCTCAGAATAAGGCGCGAGAATTGTtggattattgtcattttcatccagaatTAAAACGTTCACAGTCACGTTGCTTGCTGAGCGGAGGAACACCAGAGTCTGTGGCctgaactttaaactgaaacgTTTTTAACTCCTCATAGTTAAAAGACTGCAGCTGTTATGTCTCCGTCTCTGGTTGATGTTCACCATTGTAGATAACGGTAATGAGTTAGCAtcactgtttaaaatgaatagCTCACCTGACCATTTTGATCGACGTCAGCATCAATTGCTGAAACAGTTTTTATAACTGCCCCTACTggactgttttctttcacatagACATTGATGATGTTTTCTGTGAATAGGGTTTGTTATCATTTCACATCTGACACGTGGACATATAAAACGCTCGTGCTTGGAGAGAGGTGGGCTGCCCTCATCAGTAGCAGTGATGCTGACGTTGTATTGAGGTGCGCTCTCTCTGTCAAGAGGACCGTCCACCACCAACGAATAGTAATTTTTATAGTTTGACTCTAATTTAAAAGGAACATTATTAGAATTTTACAGTTCCCATCCCGTTTTTCCCTCCGTCCTTATCCATACTGAAACAAGTGCAATGGCGGTGCCAATGGACGCGTCCTCTTTCACTGTGTTTAACAGTGACGTGACTGAATTTCAGGGGCATTGTCTTAACTCTAAAACTTCAATCAATAATTTTGCATTGAAGTCTATCGGAGAAGAAGCTCCGTCACTGGCTTGTACTCGAATCTCAAAAGCATATTTTCTTCAAAGtcaatatcttttttatttgtaacgGTTCCGTTTTTTTCATCAATAGCAAATAGATCAGTTTGTTCCTCGGCCTACTTCACTGAAGGAATAGGAAACTTGTCCATTTGCGCCTGCATCTAAATCCGTAGCATTTAGTGTTATTTTGATGTACCTATGTTAGCTTCTCGTACACAGTGGCTTTTCTACAGGTTTGACTGAAACAGGAGAATTATCATTAATATCCAACATTGACTATTATTGTCTACTGCCTGTTTTAGCAGGTGTTCCTCCATCAATAGCAGTCAGTATCAATCTGACAACAGACTGTTTTTCTCGGTCTAAAACTTTCTGAAGCAATATTCTACAGTTCCACTCTCTCCTTTATGTATAGCGAGAGAGAAGTATTCATTTGGCTGAGTTTGTAGGTATTTACAGCATTTTTACCGACGTCTGCATCATGAGCTGGATGTAGAGGAAATTttgctcctgctgctgtgccTCATCACTAATATTGACTACTGTGACTTACTGAGAAATGATGGAGAATTATCATTCACATCTAAAATGGTGCATTTCAATCCGGTACAGTTTTAATGGATTATGAATAACTGCTTCTACACTGAGGGAACATTTGGGCTGGTCGCCGCAGAGTTGCCTTAGCCGATCTATTCTCTCATTGACGTACAGGACACCAGTCTTTAGGTTTACCTCgaaatattttctctttgatCCGGCAACGATCTGAAACATGCGGGACTCCAAATCCTGGACATTGATGTTCAGATCTTTAGCGATATTTCCGACAACAGTCCCCAGATTAACCTCCTCTGAGACGGAGTAAGAGAGCTGCCCAGACACCGCTTTCCAGTAACAACCCAGCAGCACGACCAAGAGATATATCCACACGGAGCTCGTTCTGCTCGGTAAATGCATTATTCCATACATCGAGAAGGAGCTTGCACACATGTCCGGGTAATACGTTCCAACAACCGCGAGGTTAATATCAAGGAAGAAAAATTTCAACCAAATATTTCGACATTTTCACGACCAAACAAGACTACCGTCTTTGTCGTCCGACCTCTCTTTGTAACAAAGCCCACAGATACATCATCTGCTGAATCTGGGAGGAGCCGCGAGCAACCAAAGATAACGTTTAAATGTGATGGTCTACAGTGTCCCCATGTGGACAAAACTGATACCTGCATCTTACATCAAATATAGTAGGAAACATTCTTCATTTTC includes:
- the LOC104937910 gene encoding protocadherin alpha-3 isoform X15; this translates as MAPREQWDNLVLLFFTLLCLCDWSVAQISYSISEEVDKGTAVGNLAKDLNLNVQQLHSAGLQITSGYTKRYFDINHESGVLLVSERIDREELCPNTVKCSLNIEAILSNPRSLHRIEVLITDINDNAPSFLEEITTIDMSESSYVGERHELPIAHDPDVGTNSVKTYKLNPNDHFSLDIQSNNDQSVSAELVLQKALDREKQAVIELTLTAIDGGKPPKMGTLQIKVNVLDVNDNSPLFSKSLYKVQIVENANIGTALLTLTATDLDDGVNGEIVYSFTERGRVNLDDKFSLNDNTGEITVKGNIDYEENQAYEIRVQARDKGNPPRSALSKVLVEVIDVNDNAPEILVSSLLSPVKEDAEVGTAVAMVTITDKDGGKNGLTNCKISGSVPFKLQSNYKNYYSLLVDGPLDRESVPQYNVSITASDEGTPSLSTTSVIAVQISDVNDNFPRFMEPLINIYVKENSPIGATIYTLTTVDSDLNENAKATYQLISSSQKTTKIASMVNINSETGDIISLQSFNYEELKTFQFKVQATDSGVPPLSSNVTVNVLILDENDNNPTILAPYSEHGSVNSESIPYSAEAGYFVAKIRAVDADSGYNALLSYRLSEPKGNNLFRIGTSTGEIRTKRRMSDNDLKAHPLVVLVSDRGEPSLSATVSIDVMVVESTADIQTNFRRVPIKEESFSDLNLYLLIAIVSVSVIVLLSLISLIAVKCHRTDGDFSRYSAPMITTHPDGSWSYSKATQQYDVCFSSDTLKSDVVVFPAPFPPVDAELISINGGDTFTRTQTLPNKEKPKVPSADWRYSASLRAGGVMQSSVHMEESSVMQGAQGVLVQNWPTASSAADAEGGEVSPPMGAGVDSNSWHFRYGPGGPGAPPQHLKPGEVPPEAFIIPGSPAIISIRQNQGGEDDKSDFITFGKKEEAKKKKKKKKEKKDKKDKGKDDGDE
- the LOC104937916 gene encoding protocadherin alpha-3-like produces the protein MQLMLTAVDGGTPPNSGTSEIEINVLDNNDNAPMFSSTLYKVQAFENVPIGTTVFTLNATDADEGTNSEIVYSLRNKDQDHILDIFKIDPETGVISVKGKIDYEERKAFEIRAEARDKAQPPLSAHSKVLVEVIDVNDNAPEISVTSLLNTVNEDAAVGTAIALVSVLDRDSGKNGEVKCEILNSVPFKLETNYKNYYSLVVDGHLDREATPQYNLTISATDEGSLPLSNVSVITVHVSDVNDNAPYFPEPLINVYVKENGKVGTVIKAMTAIDADVSNNGQVTYSFLDGNSKSMSLPTMVNINSETGDIISLQSFNYEELKTFQFKVQATDSGVPPLSSNVTVNVLILDENDNNPTILAPYSEHGSVNSESIPYSAEAGYFVAKIRAVDADSGYNALLSYYLSEPKGNNLFRIGTSTGEIRTKRRMSDNDLKAHPLVVLVSDSGEPSLSATVSIDVMVVESTADIQTNFRRVPIKEESFSDLNLYLLIAIVSVSVIFLLSLISLIAVKCHRTDGDFSRYSAPMITTHPDGSWSYSKATQQYDVCFSSDTLKSDVVVFPAPFPPVDAELISINGGDTFTRTQTLPNKEKTRVLSLVLML